The following is a genomic window from Eulemur rufifrons isolate Redbay chromosome 20, OSU_ERuf_1, whole genome shotgun sequence.
ACGAGTCTGCAGGCCCTTCCCACTGGCTGgcctgtggctgtgtgtgtgtccagCCGTCTCTCCCACAAGCCAGCACCCATCTCCTGACCAGTGGCTGGCGGGAAAATGCTCGCACCCTCACCCTGCCCACCACACAGCAATCTCTCAGGAACGGGTCATTAAGTAAAAACCACCCTGCCTCCCAATCCAATAGCAACCTCCTCCCAaaatcttaccaaaaaaaaatacagagcatAATTGCAAAGTTGGTTCTATGAGGCTGTCTCCTGAGGCGTTGAGAATGGGGTGTACGCTGGCCTGAGCTGACTGTTTAGTTATGGCAGCCCTCACTGACAACCAGGGGCCTGGTTTAAAATCAACACCCTCGTGCAAAATTTTCCAAAAGGGTCCTGACCTTCCAGGCCACTGTCCCACTGCAGCACGGGAAGGCTCCATCCTTTTCAGGGCTCCAAACGCTGCAGGGCTTTCTGGTTGATGGCGAAGTCTATACAGGAATCACACTGAAAGCCACCACCCTCGCCATCAGTTCTGGTGACTTCTCTCCTAGGTTGCAATGCTGGGCATCTGTTGTCTTTGCCCAGCACCCTCTTTCCACTGGGGCCTGCCCTTTCCCTGGACCATGGAGTTCGGGGGGACTCTCAGTCACTGCAGCCATAGGAATAGGCAGCTGAATGTGGCTGGGCCAGAAACAGTACCCACTTCCTGGACCCACCTATGGGGCGAGGTGTCAGTGTGTGACCAAGCAGAGGACTTCCATGAGATCTGGAAAGTGAGCACGGGCAGAGAAATGGTTTCTCTCACTTGTAAATCGCCAATGATAAGGATGCAGACCGTGCATTCCTGACGCGTGGGAAGGGCCTAAGGAGGAGGCCAACGCTCCCAGGAAAGTCAGGAGTTAGACAGACAGGCAGAGCCCTGAAGACTCCTTGAGCCCCTAAATCCAACTGTGTCTTGCAATTCCCAGGTCCAAGGGCCCATACTATTTCCTTCTGGGGGAAGCTGCTGGAGCTGAGTTTCTGAACTTTCAACAGGAAGCATCCCAAGAATAGAAGAGACCAACACAGCAGAGTGGAGGTGAAAGTACCCGCCTGCTAGGAGCTGGCTGCTGGGTGACAGCATGTGACATAAACATGTGAAGAGATGAGAACAGTCAACATTGAAGCTACTAGGAGTTTATGATTCACTGCCAGTTGAACTATTACTGCCTATCTGCTACATGAGTCGCTGAACTAAAAGTCAACACCCACTTGCTTAGGGTTGAGTGGATCAACATTCTGTGTAGAAACTGATCCACGGGGCCTGGGAGGTAAGCTCGGGAAGGCtatgggagggaggggagaccGGCTCCCCACCTTTATTTCCTCACTGCCCACTCCTTAAGCTCCTGGAATGTGGctcccacctcctcagagaaACTCTACTCAGAGAAAAGCTATAGACTCTCTCCCCAGAAAACAGGCCTGAGCACGTACACGTCAGTTACAGGGGCTCACAGACTCCTGAAGCCTATGCAGGACCTCCCTACTAAGAGCGTTGTTCTACCGAAGTCCAGCCCCGAAGGAGAGCAGCCAGACCATGGCATACTCGCCACCCTGAGCCGGCTCTCCTCCACTGTCTCTGTGGGGCTGGTTTTACACGTGTTCTCCTTGGGCCGCTTGGTGGTTTTCGGGAAGGCCACACTCTCCCACTGCTCTGCCTGTCTCTTGAGAGTGAGCGGAAAGGACATCCCAGCTTTGTCTGCCCAGCTTTCCTGCTCCTGTGGAAACAGACCCTCCCAACCCTCCCACCTAGCAGTCACCCCACAGGacccaccctccccccacacctAGCAGTCACCCCACAGGacccaccctccccccacactGGCCATAGCTGTCCCAAGCTGGGTTAGCCACAGTTCCTTCACTAGGGGGTTTGGAACTGGGACTAAGCAGGAAGGCAGCCTCTCTCTGGGATGCTGCAGCTGAAAGATGTCAACTTTGGGAGCTGTCAGTGGCCGTGTTTCACCTCGCCACGGGGACAGCAAGCAGAGCAGCGGGCCCTGGTGGGAGAAGTGAAAGACAGGAGGGTcggggaggggggcagagggcaTGCAGATGGTGAGCGGGAAGTCCCCAGTCTCCACCCCAGCAGCTGCATCCCTGCTCTTGGGTTCTAGGACACCCCCACACCTTTTCAGTATGTCTACATTGTGTGGACGCTACTTCATGCAGGTTGGGCATGCCTGACATTCAGCCTTTTCCTGAATCTTAATTTCCCTTGAAAAGCTCAGCAATTCATTCTTAGGTTTCAAGTAATAAGGCGATGTTGATAAAATAATTCCCAGGTCTCTATCTCCAACTTCTCACTGGCTCTTCCTTTCCCACTCGGAATGTCTTGCTATTATTTCAAACTTAACACATCTCAAATTGAACATCTCCTGTCTTCCTAAAATTGGTTTGTGCTTCAGGGAAATCATCTAAGGACTAGAAGAGTGgctgtgcattagaatcacctgggctCTTGGAGAAAATACTGATCTGACAGCTGGcgcagtggtgtgtgcctgtaatcccagctgctcagcaggctgaggctggaggatcacttgggcccagaagattgagaccagcctgagcaacactgCAAGAcacggtctcaaaaaaaaaaaaaaagaaagaaagaaagaaaagaaaagaaaaatactgatcCAAGACTTCAGAGAACaaccaaatcagaatctctatGGGTGAAGTCCAGGCCTTTGAAAGCTCCCCAGATGGTTCTAACCTGCGGCCAGGCAGAGAAGCATGGGCAGCTCAAGAATGGGCAATTCATGCTACCTCTCCCTAGTCCCCTGCTCCTGATAAACATCGctgattaatttctttctctgaagtCTAGAAGTATCCCCAGAACCCTGTTCACCATCACTACCACACACCATCTATCAGACGTGGCATGAGAGAGAAGATGTATCTGCCATCCTGGACTAGATGGAAATGGTATAAGGATCTATCTTAAATTTTAGACTCCAGCATACAAGCAAATGTGTGGATTGAATGTGGCTCAGGCCTCAGTCAGGCtcaaacaaatgtttgttttctcAGGTCTTAGTTTAATGAGGTGTCAATGAGAAAACCTTCTCATTTGGCTTGTGATTCTAGGGACTTAGGTTTTGATTTTACAAATTGGTTCTTGCTCCTACTTTGaaaaggaagggggtggggtgggaagcaTTTGtatgtgttcctttttttcttccctgattaCCCACAAAAGAGCTTTCAAATAATCTGCTAAGGAGTGAAGTACTGAAGTCATAAACTAGTTGCAAAAAATCGGCTTAGTAGAACAACAGGAAAGAcattcttttgcttttcaaagaCTTTCCCATCATCTGGAGCCAAAAATGTTATCTTCTGACCCAAAAAGCTACCAATAAACCTTGTTTCTATAGGCTAAGCAAGAGATGGTTTTGCCCTAAGCAAAATGGCAAAGAGAGCAAGACTGTCCAACAAGCCCCACTTGTGCCCCCCTCTCCTGCCACCCTTCACTTCCAGGTACCTCCCAACCACCCTCAGGCTGCCTGGAGTCCCCACAAGCTGCCCCACTCCCATgggctcccttcctccctgaGAGCTCCCTGTCCCCAGGTTAAAGCCCCCGTCTTTCCCCTCCCCATCCAAATTCCAACCCCCAGCTAGCTGTCAGGTAGAACCTCCTAGCAGCAGTCCAGGCACTCACCTTCTCTTTGTAATCCTGTATAGGCACAGAATACTGCGTTTCCTTTCCCTTTAGTTAGGGGTTTGGGGAGTTGAGAGAAGGCTGCCTTAGGGGACACACGGACAAAAGCTAGCAGCAGAATACCTGTGTAACTGGGGCCATTTTCTGTCCTGCTGCACCAGTAAAAAGTTAGACTgacaatactgtattttttgcTACTGATCCATtgaaaaggtaaaacaaaaagttaaaacgGCAAGCTTCAGTTATGAAGACAATTCACTTGTGTGAGCCTTGTTCCCCTAAActgcaagataaataaaaatgagatgggATGtactatatttgtatttaaaaagatgAGGTTGCTGTCCCAAATTAACCTTcaaatggtggtggtggggggaccCGGGAGGCGGGGTATGAAGCCATATTTTTGAGCCTTTTGTCAAACTCCCTGCCTCAAAAGACCTTAACCCATGATGCCACTAAAAACCTCAAAGACAGCAGTAAAAGGACCCCTTTTCTGAAAGTTTGCTGAACTGAGCCGGGCCTCTGAGGTTTACCTCCAAGAGTTGAGaacacaacaggaggtgagcagcttCCCAGCTCTCCAAATGGTCACACACCTCTGACTCTACATCTCTGCCTATAAAACAAGAACAGTCATCACCTCCCTCCCTCGGGACTCTTAGCAGGCTTCATCAGTAGCCAACgacaataaaaaatgtttgttatttataatACCCAATAGCATGCCATGTCTGTGAGGAGAGCCGAAGAGCACGGGCCTTGTGTTTTTAAAGTGTGATACAACTGTGGGTAGAAAAACTCTAACCCGGAGCTCCTTCTGAAAACACCAGAATAACAGAGGGACAGAACAACCCAGAGGCCACGAGCCTGGCCACATTCACTAAGATTTCCCCCTCCCTCACTGGCtgctccttttctcctccctgtccccctaAATGCTGGAGCACCTCCAAGCTCTCCCTCCATATTCTCTCCTTGGGAGACCTCGTCCCCTCCCATGGCTTCAGTGACATCTCATCAAATCCCAAATGCTGGTCAACAGTCAGCCCAGACCCTCCTCCTGCTATAAACCGGTAAATCCGCCAGCTTACTTTGACAGAACCACCTAGACATGTTAAAAGCATCTGTTTAAAACTGAACTCAGCATGTTCCTTCCCTGTCCCTTCACCACAGTTCCTCGTTACATCAGTAAATCCCCATTATCCTCCCggatatatgcacacacacatatatgtatttgttcatgtatttaaaaagaaacaaaggaaaaataaatctaaataataaaaatggttacccatggggggaggagggaataggaTAGAGGATAACAAGATTAAAGGAAACTTCAGTGAATGAACCTTGATTATATAGTTTTGACTTTGGGAAATATtgtatataatgttttatataattaaaaaaattaagtcaaaaaggaaaagaatccctaaaaattaaaaacatattgaagcggccgggcacggtggctcacgcccgtaatcccagcactctgagaggccgaggcgggaggattgcttgagctcaggagttcaagaccagcctgagcaagagcgagaccccgtctctactaaaaatagaaagaaattaggcaaacaactaaaaatagaaaaaattagccaggtatggtggcgcatgcctgtagtcccagctacccgggaggctgaggcagaaagattgcttgagcccaggagtttgaggttgctgtgagctaggctgacaccacagcactctagcccaggcaacagagtgagactctgtctcaaaaaaaaaaaaaaaagaaacacactgaAGCAAATTAACCTAACTGTATGTTATGGTGGGAAACctacatggagaaaaaaattaactgtttaGTACTTTGACTGCATAGCCCTACAGGGACATAttcaaaagccaaaaaagaaCCACCAAGAAATCTTTAATTTCATTCTGAGTCTTACTGTTAGTAGTAAAAAccaatatagttattttaaaactataattagtATATCATAGGTGTGCAGAATAGAATTAACACAAACAAACTGCTATCTGAGAAAAGCCTGCTTGCAAAGTCCGCCTGtggctggcatctgggaacttaAACTTGGGTGGTTCCCACAATTCCCAGAAATGATAAGAGTGGCtcactgtgcctaaactgttCGTGCAAACATTGTGGTCTATGCTCAACACCTGCTTTCTTTCTGGAAGTGTGGAATTTTGGTGTGTGCTTATGTGACGAGTCCCCAATACAAACCCTgggcactgagtctctaatgagcttccctgCTACACAACACTTCACACATATTGTCACAACTCCTTGCTGGGAGAAATAAGCACATCCTGTGTGACTCGACTGGGACAGAACTCTTGGAAGCTAGTACCTGATTTCCTCCAGTCTTTGCCCCATGGACCTTTTCCCTTTGCAAGGCTGCCTGGTGTCCTCTCACTGTGATAAATCATAGCTCCTAGTGAACTACTGGGGTCCTCTGACACAGTAGGATATAGCAAATAAGTCATTGTGTTATTGCTACTGGGAAACAAGATTTCCAGCATAGGATAAAGAGATACAAGACACAAGATACCAGTATAAAaccaagtaaataaaaacattacacccttaaatttgaattggaaatacCAATATGGACTCAcaactctttcttttcttaaaaaaatgttcattttctaaCTCTGTTCATTGAAAGGCCCAGAAGCAATCATAGCTCAGTAGCACCCATCACACTTTCTAGTGTTCCAACTGAGGTCACTAAATACTATTTTCCAGCTAAAAAGAACCAGAGCTTGTTGGTGAAATGACTGATTCCAAGATTGGGGcaggaaatgtacaaaataaGCCTGAGACATCTTATTGAGCAAGGAAGCTATTAAAGACTAATGAAGTGTGACAAAGAACAAAGATACCAACTTAAAGGGGGCCCTACTGAGCCAacttgagcaaaaaaaaaaagaattaattaaaacatattaaatgtataaaaatatatattcaaaatgataTGAAAACCAAAGATTCACAGGTCAACACTGGAGGCTGATAGGGCCTGAACTCACTACTCTGAAAACCGATAAAGGGAAAGAACCGAGTATTTATCCTGTTTTTCAGTGTGAAGAGCAGTTCAGAGTAACCATACAGGTGAGGAAAAGGTCTTCATTAAACACCTTCATTAAATTCCAGCtaacagatgcagaaagaaagaacagaccTAAGCAataatcatcaatggatgctaaaactgTTTAGCTGACGGAGTGACAGGGATTTTATAATGGAGGGATCAGCAGACACCACCTGAACCCACCGATCTTTCCCAGAATTTCTAAATGTGTGGCAGCCAGACACCATGTGCCTGTGGATGACATGCAGTAGGAAGTACAGCACCAGCTATGAGGTGACCTGAGCCTGATCTGAATGGAATCAGGCCCCCAGATGGAACTTGCAGTTGACAGGAGATATGCGGAATGGAGAAATACGTTAAATGACACCACAGAGAAGCAATCAGCCAAGTCCTGGGAGATGTATATCATAGATGACAAAGGACCTGTTTTCTCCAACAAATCAATGTCATGAGAAAATGGGGGGGAGCACCACGAAAGTGGGTGGAAAGAGGGTGTATACTTATAGAATAAAGACACTTATATTATAGAACAAGagtcaaaacaacaaaaaagccaatctgatcatgtcattctCTTAAAACCCTCTGGGTCCTGTCCACACCTTTGGCTACAGCTCTCACCATGTCCCCTCTGTGCTCTGGCACATTCAACTGCATTCAGCTCCTTGAACTAGCCTGCTCCTTTATCCTCAGGCCCCCTGCACACGCAGTGCCCTCTCCCTGGAATGTTATCCTTACTCCTTGCCCACTTCACCTGGCAGAAGCCTGCCCATTCCTTCAGTCTCAGCTCACACACTGTCTCCTTGGCAGGGGGGACagtccagcccctgccccagggtaAGATCAGGTCCCCCCTTGTTATGTGCCCTCACCATATCCTGTACTTCTTATGGGAGCACATATGGGTATTTTTGGATATCTGCCTTCCCTCCCAAGGACCTGGAGCCCCTTGAGGGCAGATACTACATCCTTCAGCAGAGTCTGACATGTAgtgagcattaaataaaaatctgcttAACAGATACATGAACAAATAAAGTATTAGCTATGTGGTTCAATCTCGCAGGTGGGAACTTGGGGGCACACACTAAATCAAGAAGCCCAGCATGGCCCCTGCTGATCTTGGTTGTGGTGTTATCTATTGTTAGTACCCAGAACCCAACCTGGCACTCAGAGGAGCTGAGGCTCCTAGAGGAGGACTCACCGCCTCGTGGGACTTGGGGATGGGCACGATGATGGCCAGCACACAGATGAGCTGGAAGATGGCCCCCAGGAAGAGTCCATACCGTAGCAGGTTCTCCAGGAAAGTGGGCTCGGGCACCTCGGGAGGTGAGAAGTCCAGGTCGGAGGCCATGGCCCAAGCCGCCGCTGCCTGAGGTCACTTCTGATTCACCACTCTCTAGAGCCGACTTGTAAATGCAAAGGGTTAAGTGTCACGTTTCTACAACCGACTTTTAACttgcacaaatgcacacacacacgtaagaATATATAAAGCAATTGTGGTGAAATGGTAACAAATCTTCACTCTAATAGATGATATATGGAGAGTCATTGAACCatactttcaacttttttgtatgtttgacgttttccaaatataaagttaaggaaaataaataagcaaatgcaaAGGGAAACGCTTCAACAAAAATCTCCAATCAACATACATTTACTGAAGGTTGGCTCTGTTTCAggctttgtttattcatttatttttcatccagTCACtcgtttgacaaatatttatggaacaccAAGCACGGAGGAGTGAGCAGAACAGACAAAACCCTGAGTCTCCTGGGCCCACGTGCTCAGGACAGGGGCAGACAACGAACACTTCGAGACGTGATATGCTAGGCAGCGATGACTGTTTTGGAAAAACTTAAGAAGGGCATCATTTTATCGTGTATAGGGTGACAGGAAGGGCCTCTCTGAAATACAGAGATGGAAATGAAATGGTGGAGACACGAAGTCAGAGTGAGACATGTGTGTATCTGAGGGAAGCACgttccaggaagagagaaaagaaagtgtaGAGGCCCCGGGTGGGGAAATGAGGCCAATACAGCCACAGAggagagagcaggagggagggcggaaggaggcgcGATCAGAGGAGTGGGGCAGACCTCGTAGGTTCCTGACACTTGCAATTTGAAAGAGTAAACTGTGAAGCTGCCGAAGGGTTTTCAGCAGACAAGTGATATGATCcaactcacatttttaaatgggggAGGGACAATGCAGGGAGGGGGCAAAGTGGCCACAGGGAGACCAGTGACAAGGCTACAGCCAATAAGCCAGATAAGAAATGCTGGCGGCTTAAACGATGGGGCCAGTGGTGGAAGCTCCGGCCTCAGCCCACCTCTCCTCTCAGCAGGACCCCCACTCCTAACACCCTGGGCTGGAAGAACTTGCTGTGGTTCTCTAAAAGCACTGGGCTCTTTCAAAATCCCGGGCCTCTGTCCAAGCTGCACACTCTGCCAAGAATGTCCTTCACCACTCTGACTACTTGGTGAAGCCCCCACGCTACCTCCAAGCCTGAGCTCAAGTGTCACCTCCCCAACATGCCTTTCTTGTCACCCTCCCCCTCTACCATGGCACCACCAGTGGCTTTCTTCTGCCCACCCCAATGATAAAGAGGCAAATATCCTTTGGAGCCAGGCCTAGTTGGATCCAAAGTCCTTTGTGTTTTCAGAGATTTGTGCCACAATGCAATTTTCTGCTAAATCTGAGCTATCCAATAAGGTGGCCATGAGCCACAGGTGAATATTAAGACTTGAAATGCAACAAGTCTGAATTGAGATGCTAAGTCAAATACGTACccaatttcaaagacttagtatgaaaatcAGACTGTAATATATCTCAatactatttttatattgattacatattgaaatgataggttaaataaattatattattaaaattaatgtcaacaaattttaaaaaagaacaaagttggaggactcactttatgatttcaaaacttactgcaaagctacggtaatcaaaatagtatggtactggtataagaACAGACATATAGCCCAACGGAATAGaaaagagagtccagaaataaacatataGGTGGTCAATTGACTTTGAAACatgggtgccaagaccattcatgggaaaaggacagtcttttcaacaaatggtgctgggaaaactggatagtcccatgcaaaagaatgaagatggACCCTTAGAAAAAAACACAGGGGAAATGTTCATGACACTGGAgttgggcaatgatttcttgcatATGATAtcaaagcacaagcaacaaa
Proteins encoded in this region:
- the MANBAL gene encoding protein MANBAL is translated as MASDLDFSPPEVPEPTFLENLLRYGLFLGAIFQLICVLAIIVPIPKSHEAEAEPSEPKSAEVTRKPKATVPSTNKRPKKETKKKR